In Brassica rapa cultivar Chiifu-401-42 chromosome A06, CAAS_Brap_v3.01, whole genome shotgun sequence, a single window of DNA contains:
- the LOC103872016 gene encoding probable calcium-binding protein CML13: MGKDGLSDDQVSSMKEAFMLFDTDGDGKIAPSELGILMRSLGGNPTQAQLKSITASESLTAPFDFNRFLDLMAKHLKTEPFDRQLRDAFKVLDKEGTGFVAVADLRHILTSIGEKLEPNEFDEWIKEVDVGSDGKIRYEDFIARMVAK; encoded by the coding sequence ATGGGAAAGGACGGTCTGAGCGACGACCAGGTCTCATCGATGAAGGAGGCATTCATGCTCTTCGACACCGACGGTGACGGCAAAATCGCCCCCTCCGAGCTCGGGATCCTGATGCGATCCCTCGGCGGGAACCCGACCCAAGCCCAGCTGAAATCGATCACCGCCTCCGAGAGCCTAACCGCCCCGTTCGATTTCAACCGTTTCCTGGATCTCATGGCGAAGCACCTGAAGACGGAGCCCTTCGATCGCCAGCTCCGCGACGCCTTCAAGGTGCTCGACAAGGAAGGCACTGGGTTCGTTGCCGTTGCGGATCTGAGGCATATCCTCACCAGCATCGGCGAGAAGCTGGAGCCTAACGAGTTCGATGAGTGGATCAAGGAGGTGGATGTTGGATCCGATGGGAAGATCCGGTATGAGGATTTCATCGCCAGGATGGTCGCCAAGTGA